One Algihabitans albus genomic region harbors:
- a CDS encoding S1C family serine protease, whose amino-acid sequence MALHRLAQLGLLLLIAVSPLTGRPGLAQTGAPDGERSASPLEAVSPLEAVIGIRALIPADARTAGSLGTERQGSGVVIDAREGLVLTIGYLVMEAGSVELLLPDDRIVGAEVTAYDYDSGFGLVRADRPLGLPAMPLGNSLTDAEERSEVLVVASTGRQQRVAPAIVVSRRDFTGYWEYLLSDAIFTTPPHPGYGGAALVSRQGELLGIGSLHVGDALGGDSGGVGGRVLPGNMFVPIQTLRPIYDDLLAFGRANTAPRPWLGLHTVEVGDRLLVQRVTPGGPADRAGVEPLDVVVAVRSEPVADQADFYRKIWALGDAGVEVPLTVLRADGRRETEVRSIDRYDFLMLDGSF is encoded by the coding sequence ATGGCATTGCATCGCCTTGCACAGCTCGGACTTCTACTTCTCATCGCCGTCTCTCCGCTGACCGGCCGGCCCGGTCTCGCCCAGACCGGCGCGCCTGATGGCGAAAGGTCCGCCAGTCCTCTTGAGGCCGTCAGTCCCCTCGAGGCGGTCATCGGCATTCGCGCCCTAATTCCAGCGGACGCCCGCACCGCCGGTAGCCTGGGGACGGAACGCCAGGGCTCGGGCGTCGTTATCGACGCGCGCGAGGGTCTCGTTCTCACGATCGGCTATCTGGTCATGGAAGCCGGCTCCGTCGAACTGCTGCTGCCCGACGACCGCATCGTCGGTGCCGAAGTGACGGCCTACGACTACGACAGCGGTTTCGGTCTGGTGCGCGCCGACCGGCCTCTCGGCCTGCCGGCGATGCCGCTGGGCAATTCCCTGACGGACGCGGAAGAGCGCAGCGAGGTCCTGGTGGTCGCCTCCACGGGCCGCCAGCAAAGGGTCGCGCCAGCCATCGTCGTTTCGCGGCGGGACTTTACCGGCTACTGGGAGTACCTTCTGTCCGACGCGATTTTCACCACCCCGCCCCATCCGGGCTACGGCGGCGCGGCACTGGTCAGCCGGCAGGGCGAACTGCTCGGCATCGGGTCGCTCCACGTCGGCGACGCGCTGGGCGGGGATAGCGGCGGAGTGGGCGGCAGAGTCCTGCCGGGAAACATGTTCGTACCGATCCAGACCTTGCGGCCCATCTACGACGACCTGCTCGCCTTCGGCCGCGCCAACACCGCGCCCCGGCCCTGGTTGGGGCTACACACGGTGGAGGTCGGCGACAGGCTTCTGGTTCAGCGCGTCACGCCGGGCGGTCCGGCCGACCGCGCCGGTGTCGAACCCCTGGATGTCGTCGTCGCCGTGAGGAGCGAACCGGTCGCGGATCAAGCCGATTTCTACCGCAAGATCTGGGCGCTCGGAGACGCCGGGGTGGAGGTGCCCCTGACGGTTCTGCGCGCCGACGGACGGCGCGAGACCGAAGTCCGTTCGATCGACCGCTACGACTTCCTCATGCTGGACGGCAGTTTCTAG
- a CDS encoding succinylglutamate desuccinylase/aspartoacylase family protein, with the protein MARRTDIRSLPAPAAGTAQQLLIHRFGPESVIPESPTGRKAYIQASLHADETPGLLVAHHLLRLLQQAETNGEVTGQIALVPYANPLGLAQFFDHTQLGRFEFALSGGNFNRNWPDLAALAGDRVAGQLSDDAGSNVTVIRTAFRNALDEITPQRSLQALRLILAREACDADLVLDLHCDDLALPHLFLIPQHWPQAQDLAAELGVRAVLLAEDSGGGSFDEAFSTPWLRLAERFSGAPIPPACEAATVELRGWMDVNDAQASADALAIFRTLQRRGFIAGQPGALPKLHCEATELTATDSVKAPSAGVVVYGVEPGDRVKIGDLICEIVDPAATDPKRARRAITATTDGLILSIRSHRYVTPGMALAKIVGRTPLPHRSGYLLED; encoded by the coding sequence ATGGCGCGACGCACCGACATCCGTAGCTTGCCGGCACCCGCTGCCGGCACGGCGCAGCAGTTGCTGATCCACCGTTTCGGCCCCGAGTCGGTCATCCCCGAGTCGCCGACCGGACGGAAGGCCTACATCCAAGCTTCGCTCCATGCCGACGAGACACCCGGTCTGCTGGTCGCCCACCATTTGCTGCGCCTTCTGCAGCAGGCCGAAACCAACGGCGAGGTGACGGGGCAGATCGCTCTGGTGCCTTACGCCAATCCGCTCGGCCTGGCTCAGTTCTTCGATCATACGCAGCTTGGGCGCTTCGAATTCGCGTTGTCCGGGGGCAACTTCAATCGCAATTGGCCCGATCTGGCCGCCCTGGCCGGCGACCGGGTGGCCGGCCAGTTGAGCGACGATGCCGGCAGCAACGTGACCGTAATCCGGACGGCCTTCCGAAACGCGCTCGACGAGATTACGCCCCAGCGCTCCCTGCAGGCCTTGCGGTTGATCCTGGCCCGCGAAGCCTGCGACGCCGACCTGGTTCTGGACCTGCATTGCGACGACCTGGCGCTCCCGCATCTCTTCCTGATCCCGCAACACTGGCCGCAAGCCCAGGATCTGGCCGCCGAGCTGGGTGTCCGCGCCGTTCTGCTGGCCGAGGATTCCGGGGGCGGATCCTTCGACGAAGCCTTCTCGACACCCTGGCTCCGGCTCGCCGAGCGCTTTTCCGGCGCACCGATCCCGCCGGCTTGCGAGGCCGCGACCGTGGAGTTGCGCGGCTGGATGGACGTCAACGACGCCCAAGCCTCGGCCGACGCGCTGGCCATCTTCCGAACCCTGCAGCGCCGCGGTTTCATCGCCGGTCAACCCGGCGCCTTGCCGAAACTGCATTGCGAGGCCACGGAACTGACGGCCACAGACAGCGTCAAGGCGCCCAGCGCGGGCGTGGTCGTCTACGGCGTCGAACCGGGCGACCGGGTCAAGATCGGCGACCTGATCTGCGAGATCGTCGATCCCGCCGCGACCGATCCGAAGCGAGCCCGCCGAGCCATAACGGCCACGACCGATGGGCTGATCCTCTCGATCCGCAGCCACCGCTACGTTACGCCGGGAATGGCCTTGGCCAAGATCGTCGGACGCACCCCGTTGCCCCATCGCAGCGGATACCTGCTGGAAGACTGA
- a CDS encoding iron-sulfur cluster assembly scaffold protein: MADDALKQLYNDRVMALARDIPRQERLQTPDATVQQVSPLCGSRITIDLKLQQDRVSDYGQTVRACTLGQAAASILARHVIGRSSAELHRVRTEMQAMLKEGGPPPGPPWEDLEVLLPARGVKSRHGSVLLAFEAVVKALDQIEAERSGGT; encoded by the coding sequence ATGGCCGACGACGCATTGAAGCAGCTCTATAACGACCGGGTCATGGCGCTCGCCCGCGACATCCCGCGGCAAGAGCGGCTGCAAACCCCCGACGCAACAGTACAGCAGGTCAGTCCGCTCTGCGGCAGCCGTATCACGATCGATCTGAAGCTTCAGCAAGACCGCGTCTCGGACTATGGCCAGACCGTGCGTGCCTGCACCCTGGGCCAGGCCGCCGCCTCCATCCTCGCCCGCCATGTGATCGGACGCTCCAGCGCCGAACTGCATCGTGTGCGAACGGAAATGCAGGCCATGCTAAAGGAGGGCGGACCGCCGCCGGGGCCGCCCTGGGAGGACCTGGAAGTGCTGTTGCCGGCGCGCGGCGTGAAGTCCCGCCACGGGTCGGTGCTGCTGGCTTTCGAGGCTGTGGTGAAGGCGCTCGATCAGATCGAGGCGGAGCGCAGCGGCGGGACCTAA